From one Anoplolepis gracilipes chromosome 8, ASM4749672v1, whole genome shotgun sequence genomic stretch:
- the LOC140668358 gene encoding uncharacterized protein isoform X1 yields the protein MEASVTTSVCPVKTMVVGFDSKFTYISPKLRRTHKIENKWGLSYQVAVKNALFGKKCLPYMPTEPPASLSEEIVESDPLYVCKQCKDCFRFLNSFEDHNNRRSWILGFFCRKCFITACTHIIKTDSVCLICKERDSNKRSYLRRRGLPKYQKAGVTRVFYNQCQFWEHAKMHNLSTVDIGDVMLMPLPANMSESDWSPEVEIICETLIEHSLLSRVHIMDWLKKYDLEDNWWKLINGKSHNSVISKLVEGYRGRQIFKIFEKSTNEFTDDRKDKAANNSFTNQIVDKNVSENEDNPCMSTDIAFVDCGPTSQYFEPESLVSYVPKRQVTVVTKSAHNNIKSLTDMVNNKKKIAISKDIHSFKIYMADENTTTIKAGENSNKNFVIRQLSKDCVQQCRIAEPFLKKVTENSIDKPIIETDINKILDNPVKIPVSSKKVLPKILPKANSNHLEQGQASNSSSKILPKILPKTRLEHLKQDQTSNSNSKMLSVQSLQNTGNKIILPKTNSDHLEQCLQTSIMNNNSKIDANNVFGCDKKNVSIDKGLSTSVSDSNDTDTNVSSQKRMCNSVNMEKQEKIVEKYGKKYLNKHKKNVTEDTENPSNLPIVNSTKAIKQLASEQNTLMSTSTNSSKAENVEQVPLFSNDISTLSYNNVCLTFPPPSESSSNSGWINDEYVRKHMIKKLKIAPPQLITVQSSSGTIQKKYLFETISLTEMKNGDVYMNVKIVDRISKQNFRDTCEVIPKYRDQMIDEFEQLNSFELKKRIDHLQLVSEEMRTVLDFLSSNVLWEKSRSVNTLQHILEKCLEKCNQDITDKRTDDAILDEWESEISETDPHECSLCNKLMKPKSYIPGFSKLPKDDNIYCSCYKLVCHECTSYQDNPLRFTAHQNYHKNCEPYVCPNCHSKFSSVRSLEVHTWTVCFHTLKKFIISCKICEIDGFRDMESIARHVAIMHSTTKIACEECGKVFSSHNEYVNHFTETHPFVLNQKPIRLVKCKLGNVIIRFENFMWYVAMHPAIRKLIWFKCPFCSLITLENKFTTAILNDHLRNKHFHRLPEILSKEALVDIFGTKCFKDGVNVVSENFIINTNEQVKHTIIPKIVNARTISSETFEHGTEDEISLWKYNDSNVVWSSRTEIKPTMEYVDDEKKMRSLPKINVKSMNDLQSIKLKEAVRKTSTEAKDKSNFQSSKAEIIINEKDDPLAGEEAKEMELDDSKSDDKEKTEKTKEFAKTNNKSIVSTDLHTVHINSPTESCKRTLDSEFMSKKSTGGRIKVVDIKKICKPNIEPFVTTELNSTPTENENMSYMTSIPQPPTLVEISKHIFKSMEVYKPDDNSKNVAKTKKFLPQRTDDKTKGHIAIHGTTDTQEINFLCHLCGEQINTSSSVVQTHFREKHSHECRLTIFTSRLARLSSDFINGGYKQFINSRKRKTDSASLVSKRKRRWTSKKYTETKDASTPAGLCVERETAEDGEGNFKCKKCDQRCTDMPDLREHIAANHRLKDRYLICLECGENFVVAPSLQMHLKAFHGIEDPINYMNQNPSYAPDINGDAEAERKTTVANQCYVCMAVFEDKAAVDKHLRVHGMAFLNRKRIEARNALKSPEKKANVEEENIAKEEPKETVKQEKPAEIILEKLNVTM from the exons ATGGAAGCCTCGGTAACTACATCTGTTTGCCCTGTGAAAACAATG GTTGTCGGTTTTGAttcaaaatttacttatattagTCCAAAACTGCGTAGGACTCataaaattgagaataaatGGGGATTATCTTATCAAGTAGCTGTAAAAAATGCTTTGTTTGGAAAGAAGTGTTTACCTTATATGCCAACAGAACCACCAGCATCCTTAAGTGAAGAGATTGTGGAATCTGATCCACTATATGTGTGTAAACAATGTAAAGATTg TTTTCGCTTTTTAAATAGCTTTGAAGATCATAACAATAGACGTAGTTGGATTTTAGGCTTTTTCTGTCGCAAATGTTTTATAACAGCATGTAcccatataattaaaacagatTCTGTATGCCTTATatgcaaagagagagacagcaaTAAACGTTCGTATTTGCGAAGAAGAGGTTTACCTAAATATCAAAAAGCAGGCGTTACAAGAGTATTTTACAATCAATGCCAATTTTGGGAACATgcaaaaatgcataatttaagCACAGTGGATATAGGTGATGTAATGCTAATGCCTTTACCTGCTAACATGAGTGAAAGTGATTGGTCACCCGAAGTTGAAATAATATGCGAAACACTTATAGAACACTCACTTTTGTCACGTGTGCATATTATGGattggttaaaaaaatatgatttggAAGATAATTGGTGGAAGTTAATTAATGGTAAAAGTCATAATAGTGTGATAAGTAAACTTGTTGAAGGTTACCGAGGtcgacaaatatttaaaatctttgagAAATCAACAAATGAATTTACTGATGATAGGAAGGATAAAGCTGCAAATAATTCTTTCACAAATCAGATTGTGGATAAAAATGTATCAGAAAATGAAGATAATCCTTGTATGTCAACTGATATTGCTTTTGTGGATTGTGGTCCTACTTCACAATATTTTGAACCAGAGTCGTTAGTAAGCTATGTACCCAAAAGGCAAGTAACAGTTGTTACAAAATCAGCACATAACAACATCAAAAGCTTAACTGATatggtaaataataaaaagaaaattgcaatttcTAAAGATATccattcatttaaaatatatatggctGATGAAAATACTACCACTATAAAAGCAGGTGAAAAttccaataaaaattttgtcattaGACAATTATCCAAAGACTGTGTGCAACAATGTAGGATAGCAGaaccatttttaaaaaaagttacagaGAATAGCATCGATAAGCCTATAATAGAaactgatattaataaaattttggataaTCCAGTTAAAATTCCAGTTTctagtaaaaaagttttaccTAAAATATTACCTAAGGCTAATTCGAATCATTTGGAGCAAGGTCAAGCATCAAATAGTAGTTCCAAGATATTACCTAAGATATTACCCAAGACTAGATTAGAACATTTGAAACAGGATCAAACATCAAATAGTAATTCCAAGATGTTGAGTGTCCAAAGTTTACAGAATACTGGTAACAAGATTATATTACCTAAGACTAATTCGGATCATTTGGAACAATGTCTTCAAACATCAATTATGAACAACAATTCCAAAATA GATGCAAACAATGTATTTGGCTGTGACAAGAAGAATGTGAGCATCGATAAAGGCTTAAGCACATCTGTATCAGATAGTAATGATACAGACACTAATGTGTCATCACAAAAGAGGATGTGTAATTCTGTTAACATGgagaaacaagaaaaaattgtggaaaaatatggaaaaaaatatcttaataaacataagaaaaatgttacaGAGGATACAGAAAATCCCTCTAATTTGCCAATTGTGAACAGCACGAAAGCTATAAAACAGCTAGCATCCGAACAAAACACGTTAATGTCAACGTCTACTAATTCTAGCAAAGCTGAGAATGTTGAGCAAGTACCTTTGTTTTCTAATGATATTTCTACACTCTCTTACAACAATGTTTGTCTAACATTTCCACCCCCTTCTGAATCGTCTAGCAATTCTGGTTGGATAAACGACGAGTATGTTAGAAaacatatgattaaaaaattaaagattgcaCCTCCGCAATTAATTACGGTACAATCCTCTTCTGGtacaattcagaaaaaatatttgtttgaaaCAATATCACTCACTGAAATGAAAAATGGAGATGTTTATATGAATGTGAAAATAGTAGACCGTATTTCAAAACAAAACTTTCGAGACACATGTGAAGTAATACCAAAATATAGAGATCAAATGATTGATGAATTTGAACAGTTAAATAGCTTTGAACTGAAAAAACGAATCGACCATCTACAACTTGTTAGTGAAGAAATGAGAACAGTTTTGGATTTTTTATCAAGCAATGTCCTTTGGGAAAAATCCAGATCTGTCAATACTCTTCAacatatattggaaaaatgcCTTGAAAAGTGTAATCAAGATATAACAGATAAGAGAACTGATGATGCAATATTAGATGAATGGGAATCAGAAATATCAGAAACTGATCCACATGAATGTTCATTATGTAATAAGCTTATGAAACCTAAATCATATATTCCtggattttcaaaattacctaaagacgataatatatattgttcttgTTACAAACTTGTTTGTCACGAGTGTACATCTTACCAAGATAATCCATTACGGTTTACCGCACATCAAAACTATCACAAGAATTGTGAGCCTTATGTTTGTCCAAACTGTCATTCCAAATTTTCTTCTGTCAGATCTTTAGAGGTTCACACGTGGACTGTTTGTTTTcatactttgaaaaaatttattatttcttgcaaAATTTGTGAAATAGATGGTTTTAGAGACATGGAGTCGATTGCTAGACATGTTGCTATCATGCACAGCACCACGAAAATCGCTTGTGAAGAATGTGGCAAGGTATTTTCTTCACACAATGAATATGTAAACCATTTCACAGAGACACATCCATTTGTGCTGAATCAAAAACCAATACGTCTAGTGAAATGCAAATTAGGCAATGTAATCATAcgttttgagaattttatgtGGTATGTGGCAATGCATCCTGCGATTCGAAAATTAATATGGTTTAAATGTCCTTTTTGCTCGTTGATaactttagaaaataaatttacgacTGCGATTTTAAATGATCACTTACGAAACAAACATTTTCATCGCTTACCGGAGATTCTCAGTAAAGAAGCGTTAGTCGATATTTTTGGGACAAAGTGTTTTAAAGATGGTGTAAATGTagtttctgaaaattttataataaatacgaaCGAACAAGTAAAGCATACTATAATACCTAAAATCGTGAATGCTCGAACTATTTCTTCAGAAACATTCGAACATGGCACAGAAGACGAAATTTCTCTTTGGAAATATAATGATTCGAATGTTGTATGGTCATCTAGAACAGAAATAAAGCCAACGATGGAATATGTtgacgatgaaaaaaaaatgagatcaTTACCAAAAATCAACGTTAAATCAATGAACGATTTACAGTCAATCAAACTTAAAGAAGCAGTTAGAAAAACTTCAACCGAAGCAAAGgataaatctaattttcaatcttctaaagctgaaataattataaacgagAAAGATGATCCATTAGCAGGCGAAGAAGCGAAAGAAATGGAATTAGATGACAGTAAATCTGACGATAAggaaaaaacagaaaagacAAAAGAGTTTGCTAAAACTAACAACAAATCGATTGTATCAACAGATCTACATACTGTCCATATAAACTCGCCGACTGAATCATGCAAAAGAACCTTGGATTCTGAGTTCATGTCTAAAAAAAGTACAGGTGGTCGTATAAAGGTAGttgatattaagaaaatatgtaaaccGAATATAGAGCCATTTGTTACCACCGAACTGAACAGTACACCGACAGAGAATGAAAACATGAGCTACATGACGTCCATCCCACAACCGCCTACACTTGTCGAGATTtcgaaacatatatttaaatccatGGAAGTTTATAAACCGGATGATAATTCAAAGAATGTTGCGAAGACGAAAAAGTTCCTCCCTCAAAGAACGGATGACAAGACAAAAGGGCACATCGCTATACACGGAACAACAGATACGCAAGAGATAAATTTTCTGTGTCACTTGTGCGGTGAACAGATTAATACTTCTAGTTCCGTGGTGCAAACACACTTTCGTGAAAAGCACTCGCACGAATGCAGATTAACGATATTCACTTCGCGGTTGGCGCGATTATCATCTGACTTTATTAATGGTGGTTACAAACAATTTATCAATAGCAGAAAACGAAAAACGGATAGCGCTTCACTTGTATCCAAGAGGAAACGTCGATGGACTTCGAAGAAATACACAGAAACGAAGGATGCGAGTACACCTGCAGGCTTATGTGTGGAACGAGAAACGGCAGAGGACGGCGAAGGAAATTTTAAGTGTAAGAAATGCGATCAACGATGCACTGACATGCCTGATCTAAGAGAGCACATTGCCGCCAATCATCGATTAAAAGATCGTTACCTGATATGTTTGGAATGCGGCGAGAATTTTGTGGTCGCACCTAGCTTGCAAATGCATCTCAAAGCTTTCCACGGAATAGAGGAccctattaattatatgaatcaAAACCCTTCTTACGCTCCTGATATCAATGGTGACGCGGAagcagaaagaaaaacaacgGTGGCTAATCAATGTTACGTCTGCATGGCAGTTTTCGAGGATAAGGCAGCAGTAGACAAACACTTGAGGGTGCATGGTATGGCTTTCCTAAATCGTAAGAGAATAGAAGCGAGAAATGCCCTGAAAAGCCCTGAAAAAAAAGCCAATGTAGAGGAAGAAAATATTGCTAAAGAAGAGCCAAAGGAAACTGTGAAACAGGAAAAGCCGGCAGAAATAATTCTAGAGAAATTAAAC GTTACGATGTAG
- the LOC140668358 gene encoding uncharacterized protein isoform X2 → MPQQISMVVGFDSKFTYISPKLRRTHKIENKWGLSYQVAVKNALFGKKCLPYMPTEPPASLSEEIVESDPLYVCKQCKDCFRFLNSFEDHNNRRSWILGFFCRKCFITACTHIIKTDSVCLICKERDSNKRSYLRRRGLPKYQKAGVTRVFYNQCQFWEHAKMHNLSTVDIGDVMLMPLPANMSESDWSPEVEIICETLIEHSLLSRVHIMDWLKKYDLEDNWWKLINGKSHNSVISKLVEGYRGRQIFKIFEKSTNEFTDDRKDKAANNSFTNQIVDKNVSENEDNPCMSTDIAFVDCGPTSQYFEPESLVSYVPKRQVTVVTKSAHNNIKSLTDMVNNKKKIAISKDIHSFKIYMADENTTTIKAGENSNKNFVIRQLSKDCVQQCRIAEPFLKKVTENSIDKPIIETDINKILDNPVKIPVSSKKVLPKILPKANSNHLEQGQASNSSSKILPKILPKTRLEHLKQDQTSNSNSKMLSVQSLQNTGNKIILPKTNSDHLEQCLQTSIMNNNSKIDANNVFGCDKKNVSIDKGLSTSVSDSNDTDTNVSSQKRMCNSVNMEKQEKIVEKYGKKYLNKHKKNVTEDTENPSNLPIVNSTKAIKQLASEQNTLMSTSTNSSKAENVEQVPLFSNDISTLSYNNVCLTFPPPSESSSNSGWINDEYVRKHMIKKLKIAPPQLITVQSSSGTIQKKYLFETISLTEMKNGDVYMNVKIVDRISKQNFRDTCEVIPKYRDQMIDEFEQLNSFELKKRIDHLQLVSEEMRTVLDFLSSNVLWEKSRSVNTLQHILEKCLEKCNQDITDKRTDDAILDEWESEISETDPHECSLCNKLMKPKSYIPGFSKLPKDDNIYCSCYKLVCHECTSYQDNPLRFTAHQNYHKNCEPYVCPNCHSKFSSVRSLEVHTWTVCFHTLKKFIISCKICEIDGFRDMESIARHVAIMHSTTKIACEECGKVFSSHNEYVNHFTETHPFVLNQKPIRLVKCKLGNVIIRFENFMWYVAMHPAIRKLIWFKCPFCSLITLENKFTTAILNDHLRNKHFHRLPEILSKEALVDIFGTKCFKDGVNVVSENFIINTNEQVKHTIIPKIVNARTISSETFEHGTEDEISLWKYNDSNVVWSSRTEIKPTMEYVDDEKKMRSLPKINVKSMNDLQSIKLKEAVRKTSTEAKDKSNFQSSKAEIIINEKDDPLAGEEAKEMELDDSKSDDKEKTEKTKEFAKTNNKSIVSTDLHTVHINSPTESCKRTLDSEFMSKKSTGGRIKVVDIKKICKPNIEPFVTTELNSTPTENENMSYMTSIPQPPTLVEISKHIFKSMEVYKPDDNSKNVAKTKKFLPQRTDDKTKGHIAIHGTTDTQEINFLCHLCGEQINTSSSVVQTHFREKHSHECRLTIFTSRLARLSSDFINGGYKQFINSRKRKTDSASLVSKRKRRWTSKKYTETKDASTPAGLCVERETAEDGEGNFKCKKCDQRCTDMPDLREHIAANHRLKDRYLICLECGENFVVAPSLQMHLKAFHGIEDPINYMNQNPSYAPDINGDAEAERKTTVANQCYVCMAVFEDKAAVDKHLRVHGMAFLNRKRIEARNALKSPEKKANVEEENIAKEEPKETVKQEKPAEIILEKLNVTM, encoded by the exons ATGCCACAACAAATATCTATG GTTGTCGGTTTTGAttcaaaatttacttatattagTCCAAAACTGCGTAGGACTCataaaattgagaataaatGGGGATTATCTTATCAAGTAGCTGTAAAAAATGCTTTGTTTGGAAAGAAGTGTTTACCTTATATGCCAACAGAACCACCAGCATCCTTAAGTGAAGAGATTGTGGAATCTGATCCACTATATGTGTGTAAACAATGTAAAGATTg TTTTCGCTTTTTAAATAGCTTTGAAGATCATAACAATAGACGTAGTTGGATTTTAGGCTTTTTCTGTCGCAAATGTTTTATAACAGCATGTAcccatataattaaaacagatTCTGTATGCCTTATatgcaaagagagagacagcaaTAAACGTTCGTATTTGCGAAGAAGAGGTTTACCTAAATATCAAAAAGCAGGCGTTACAAGAGTATTTTACAATCAATGCCAATTTTGGGAACATgcaaaaatgcataatttaagCACAGTGGATATAGGTGATGTAATGCTAATGCCTTTACCTGCTAACATGAGTGAAAGTGATTGGTCACCCGAAGTTGAAATAATATGCGAAACACTTATAGAACACTCACTTTTGTCACGTGTGCATATTATGGattggttaaaaaaatatgatttggAAGATAATTGGTGGAAGTTAATTAATGGTAAAAGTCATAATAGTGTGATAAGTAAACTTGTTGAAGGTTACCGAGGtcgacaaatatttaaaatctttgagAAATCAACAAATGAATTTACTGATGATAGGAAGGATAAAGCTGCAAATAATTCTTTCACAAATCAGATTGTGGATAAAAATGTATCAGAAAATGAAGATAATCCTTGTATGTCAACTGATATTGCTTTTGTGGATTGTGGTCCTACTTCACAATATTTTGAACCAGAGTCGTTAGTAAGCTATGTACCCAAAAGGCAAGTAACAGTTGTTACAAAATCAGCACATAACAACATCAAAAGCTTAACTGATatggtaaataataaaaagaaaattgcaatttcTAAAGATATccattcatttaaaatatatatggctGATGAAAATACTACCACTATAAAAGCAGGTGAAAAttccaataaaaattttgtcattaGACAATTATCCAAAGACTGTGTGCAACAATGTAGGATAGCAGaaccatttttaaaaaaagttacagaGAATAGCATCGATAAGCCTATAATAGAaactgatattaataaaattttggataaTCCAGTTAAAATTCCAGTTTctagtaaaaaagttttaccTAAAATATTACCTAAGGCTAATTCGAATCATTTGGAGCAAGGTCAAGCATCAAATAGTAGTTCCAAGATATTACCTAAGATATTACCCAAGACTAGATTAGAACATTTGAAACAGGATCAAACATCAAATAGTAATTCCAAGATGTTGAGTGTCCAAAGTTTACAGAATACTGGTAACAAGATTATATTACCTAAGACTAATTCGGATCATTTGGAACAATGTCTTCAAACATCAATTATGAACAACAATTCCAAAATA GATGCAAACAATGTATTTGGCTGTGACAAGAAGAATGTGAGCATCGATAAAGGCTTAAGCACATCTGTATCAGATAGTAATGATACAGACACTAATGTGTCATCACAAAAGAGGATGTGTAATTCTGTTAACATGgagaaacaagaaaaaattgtggaaaaatatggaaaaaaatatcttaataaacataagaaaaatgttacaGAGGATACAGAAAATCCCTCTAATTTGCCAATTGTGAACAGCACGAAAGCTATAAAACAGCTAGCATCCGAACAAAACACGTTAATGTCAACGTCTACTAATTCTAGCAAAGCTGAGAATGTTGAGCAAGTACCTTTGTTTTCTAATGATATTTCTACACTCTCTTACAACAATGTTTGTCTAACATTTCCACCCCCTTCTGAATCGTCTAGCAATTCTGGTTGGATAAACGACGAGTATGTTAGAAaacatatgattaaaaaattaaagattgcaCCTCCGCAATTAATTACGGTACAATCCTCTTCTGGtacaattcagaaaaaatatttgtttgaaaCAATATCACTCACTGAAATGAAAAATGGAGATGTTTATATGAATGTGAAAATAGTAGACCGTATTTCAAAACAAAACTTTCGAGACACATGTGAAGTAATACCAAAATATAGAGATCAAATGATTGATGAATTTGAACAGTTAAATAGCTTTGAACTGAAAAAACGAATCGACCATCTACAACTTGTTAGTGAAGAAATGAGAACAGTTTTGGATTTTTTATCAAGCAATGTCCTTTGGGAAAAATCCAGATCTGTCAATACTCTTCAacatatattggaaaaatgcCTTGAAAAGTGTAATCAAGATATAACAGATAAGAGAACTGATGATGCAATATTAGATGAATGGGAATCAGAAATATCAGAAACTGATCCACATGAATGTTCATTATGTAATAAGCTTATGAAACCTAAATCATATATTCCtggattttcaaaattacctaaagacgataatatatattgttcttgTTACAAACTTGTTTGTCACGAGTGTACATCTTACCAAGATAATCCATTACGGTTTACCGCACATCAAAACTATCACAAGAATTGTGAGCCTTATGTTTGTCCAAACTGTCATTCCAAATTTTCTTCTGTCAGATCTTTAGAGGTTCACACGTGGACTGTTTGTTTTcatactttgaaaaaatttattatttcttgcaaAATTTGTGAAATAGATGGTTTTAGAGACATGGAGTCGATTGCTAGACATGTTGCTATCATGCACAGCACCACGAAAATCGCTTGTGAAGAATGTGGCAAGGTATTTTCTTCACACAATGAATATGTAAACCATTTCACAGAGACACATCCATTTGTGCTGAATCAAAAACCAATACGTCTAGTGAAATGCAAATTAGGCAATGTAATCATAcgttttgagaattttatgtGGTATGTGGCAATGCATCCTGCGATTCGAAAATTAATATGGTTTAAATGTCCTTTTTGCTCGTTGATaactttagaaaataaatttacgacTGCGATTTTAAATGATCACTTACGAAACAAACATTTTCATCGCTTACCGGAGATTCTCAGTAAAGAAGCGTTAGTCGATATTTTTGGGACAAAGTGTTTTAAAGATGGTGTAAATGTagtttctgaaaattttataataaatacgaaCGAACAAGTAAAGCATACTATAATACCTAAAATCGTGAATGCTCGAACTATTTCTTCAGAAACATTCGAACATGGCACAGAAGACGAAATTTCTCTTTGGAAATATAATGATTCGAATGTTGTATGGTCATCTAGAACAGAAATAAAGCCAACGATGGAATATGTtgacgatgaaaaaaaaatgagatcaTTACCAAAAATCAACGTTAAATCAATGAACGATTTACAGTCAATCAAACTTAAAGAAGCAGTTAGAAAAACTTCAACCGAAGCAAAGgataaatctaattttcaatcttctaaagctgaaataattataaacgagAAAGATGATCCATTAGCAGGCGAAGAAGCGAAAGAAATGGAATTAGATGACAGTAAATCTGACGATAAggaaaaaacagaaaagacAAAAGAGTTTGCTAAAACTAACAACAAATCGATTGTATCAACAGATCTACATACTGTCCATATAAACTCGCCGACTGAATCATGCAAAAGAACCTTGGATTCTGAGTTCATGTCTAAAAAAAGTACAGGTGGTCGTATAAAGGTAGttgatattaagaaaatatgtaaaccGAATATAGAGCCATTTGTTACCACCGAACTGAACAGTACACCGACAGAGAATGAAAACATGAGCTACATGACGTCCATCCCACAACCGCCTACACTTGTCGAGATTtcgaaacatatatttaaatccatGGAAGTTTATAAACCGGATGATAATTCAAAGAATGTTGCGAAGACGAAAAAGTTCCTCCCTCAAAGAACGGATGACAAGACAAAAGGGCACATCGCTATACACGGAACAACAGATACGCAAGAGATAAATTTTCTGTGTCACTTGTGCGGTGAACAGATTAATACTTCTAGTTCCGTGGTGCAAACACACTTTCGTGAAAAGCACTCGCACGAATGCAGATTAACGATATTCACTTCGCGGTTGGCGCGATTATCATCTGACTTTATTAATGGTGGTTACAAACAATTTATCAATAGCAGAAAACGAAAAACGGATAGCGCTTCACTTGTATCCAAGAGGAAACGTCGATGGACTTCGAAGAAATACACAGAAACGAAGGATGCGAGTACACCTGCAGGCTTATGTGTGGAACGAGAAACGGCAGAGGACGGCGAAGGAAATTTTAAGTGTAAGAAATGCGATCAACGATGCACTGACATGCCTGATCTAAGAGAGCACATTGCCGCCAATCATCGATTAAAAGATCGTTACCTGATATGTTTGGAATGCGGCGAGAATTTTGTGGTCGCACCTAGCTTGCAAATGCATCTCAAAGCTTTCCACGGAATAGAGGAccctattaattatatgaatcaAAACCCTTCTTACGCTCCTGATATCAATGGTGACGCGGAagcagaaagaaaaacaacgGTGGCTAATCAATGTTACGTCTGCATGGCAGTTTTCGAGGATAAGGCAGCAGTAGACAAACACTTGAGGGTGCATGGTATGGCTTTCCTAAATCGTAAGAGAATAGAAGCGAGAAATGCCCTGAAAAGCCCTGAAAAAAAAGCCAATGTAGAGGAAGAAAATATTGCTAAAGAAGAGCCAAAGGAAACTGTGAAACAGGAAAAGCCGGCAGAAATAATTCTAGAGAAATTAAAC GTTACGATGTAG
- the LOC140668359 gene encoding uncharacterized protein yields MPFYQYNSFTGSIKPSTNFQPLFPLSSIPLHKVQQIIVHDPNTKLVNVTPKSGYCTDKPPTLDPKMWAKFKHFGAAIDKPVYLAGGKKDKILFGITVAYVGVCTLQSLVFVMKDCLNLI; encoded by the exons ATGCcgttttatcaatataattcgTTTACTGGTAGCATAAAACCATCTACCAATTTTCAACCACTCTTTCCTCTC TCATCTATTCCTTTGCATAAGGTACAACAAATAATCGTCCATGATCCCAATACCAAATTAGTGAATGTTACACCAAAGTCAGGATATTGTACTGACAAACCACCCACTCTTGATCCAAAAATGTGGGCAAAATTCAAACATTTCGGG GCTGCAATAGACAAGCCTGTATACCTAGCAGGTGGCAAGAAAGACAAGATATTATTTGGAATCACAGTTGCATATGTTGGTGTTTGTACACTACAATCACTTGTGTTTGTTATGAAAGATTGCTTAAATCTTATCTga
- the LOC140668673 gene encoding ATP synthase subunit s, mitochondrial, whose protein sequence is MTLHALNRLLATANNCRKIPNRSFFYWLTIIFNRVDQERIRSVGPDRACAEWLLRNGASVKWINFSQHLKDYNSLPSEKNKYYIQAVDATDSGITHVGFPHFVGCRYIDEIKLVNCVYLYDNALPLLSPVKDTLTTLEIADCKSITDQGVRSLKNLKNLKTLKLSGMPYLEDKALLRKELTEALPDCAIELK, encoded by the exons atgacattacat GCATTAAATAGATTGTTAGCTACTGCAAACAATTGCAGGAAAATACCTAATAGGAGTTTTTTCTATTggttaacaataatatttaacag GGTTGATCAAGAAAGAATTCGATCAGTTGGTCCAGATCGTGCATGTGCTGAATGGCTCTTGAGGAATGGCGCTAGTGTGAAATggataaatttctcacaacatttgaaagattataatagtttaccatcagaaaaaaataaatattacattcaaGCTGTAGATGCTACGGACTCTGGAATAACTCATGTAGGATTTCCACATTTTG ttgGTTGCAGGTATATTGATGAGATAAAACTTGTAAATTGTGTTTACTTGTATGACAACGCCTTGCCACTGTTATCACCGGTAAAGGATACCTTGACTACTCTTGAAATCGCAGATTGTAAGAGTATAACTGATCAAGGAGTGCGTAGTTTGAAAAATCTAAA AAATCTGAAAACTCTAAAACTTTCTGGAATGCCATACTTGGAGGATAAAGCTTTGCTTAGAAAGGAACTTACTGAAGCTCTACCAGATTGTgcaatagaattaaaataa